A genomic stretch from Chitinophagaceae bacterium includes:
- the ubiE gene encoding bifunctional demethylmenaquinone methyltransferase/2-methoxy-6-polyprenyl-1,4-benzoquinol methylase UbiE: protein MAEEYLHDKIVPDTNSAQTKKEQVAEMFDTIAPRYDFLNRFLSAGIDVSWRKKALAKLKDLHPKLMLDVATGTGDVAIMAARELQPEKIIGIDISEKMLDGGRIKVTAKGLDSVIELRSGDSETINFPDATFDAVTVAFGVRNFEHLEKGMSEIYRVLKPGGRLVVLEFSKPLIPGFRQVCNWYIGFITPKIAGAVSNKKAYQYLNDSIKAFPEGKHFVAVLNKIGFRNTSCKPLTLGICSIYCGDK from the coding sequence ATGGCTGAAGAATATTTACACGACAAGATTGTACCCGATACAAACTCTGCCCAAACCAAGAAAGAACAGGTGGCAGAGATGTTTGATACCATTGCTCCCCGTTACGATTTCCTGAACCGTTTTTTGTCGGCAGGAATAGATGTAAGCTGGCGCAAAAAAGCACTGGCCAAACTCAAAGACCTGCATCCTAAACTGATGCTCGATGTGGCTACCGGCACAGGCGATGTAGCCATTATGGCTGCCCGTGAGCTGCAGCCCGAGAAAATTATTGGGATTGACATCAGCGAAAAGATGCTCGATGGTGGCCGTATTAAAGTGACTGCTAAAGGATTAGACTCTGTGATTGAGCTCAGAAGTGGCGACAGTGAAACAATAAACTTTCCCGATGCCACGTTTGATGCAGTAACAGTAGCATTCGGTGTACGCAATTTTGAACACCTCGAAAAAGGGATGAGCGAAATTTACCGTGTGCTGAAACCGGGGGGAAGATTGGTAGTGCTGGAATTTTCAAAACCATTGATTCCCGGGTTTCGTCAAGTCTGCAATTGGTACATTGGATTTATCACTCCAAAAATTGCAGGGGCTGTCAGTAACAAAAAGGCTTATCAATATTTGAACGACAGCATCAAAGCATTTCCAGAAGGGAAACATTTTGTTGCCGTCTTAAATAAAATAGGATTCAGAAACACTTCATGCAAACCACTTACGCTCGGCATATGCAGTATTTATTGCGGCGACAAATAA
- a CDS encoding amidohydrolase family protein, giving the protein MQNYLLKNCLVVNEGSITANDVLIMNGRIEKIATSIQSSSTVIEINAEGKYLFPGVIDDQVHFREPGLTHKANIHSEARAAVAGGVTSFMEMPNTIPNALNLELLEDKYSIAAQSSLANYSFYMGTSNQSADDTLKANDFKNDICGIKIFMGASTGNMLVDNYNTLDKVFRESEMLIATHSESETIIKENYERLKAEKGELSAADHPLIRSVDACYESSLMAIQIARQYNTRLHILHISTAKELELFGNMMPLKEKRITNEVCVHHLHYTADDYATLGYRIKCNPAIKSKENKEGLWKALLDDRIDVIATDHAPHTLEEKGMIRNSEGVLSPSPLERDGVRSGHSYEHAHAGLPLVQHPLLLMLHYYKEGRISLEKIAEKMSHAVADCFQIKERGYIREGFHADLVLVDLHQTSIVSKENILYKCGWSPLEGFTFPASITHTFVNGHLVYANGTIDESHKGQRLKFVR; this is encoded by the coding sequence ATGCAAAATTATCTGCTGAAAAATTGTTTGGTTGTAAATGAAGGAAGCATTACTGCCAATGATGTACTGATCATGAACGGGAGAATTGAAAAGATAGCGACTTCCATTCAATCATCTTCAACTGTCATCGAAATAAACGCCGAAGGAAAGTATTTATTTCCCGGGGTCATTGACGACCAGGTGCATTTCCGTGAACCGGGGTTAACTCATAAAGCCAATATTCATTCTGAAGCAAGGGCAGCAGTTGCAGGTGGTGTTACTTCCTTTATGGAAATGCCCAACACTATTCCTAATGCACTGAACCTGGAATTACTGGAAGATAAATACAGCATTGCTGCACAAAGCTCCCTCGCCAACTATTCCTTTTATATGGGCACCAGCAACCAGAGTGCTGATGATACGTTGAAGGCAAATGATTTTAAGAATGATATCTGCGGTATTAAAATCTTTATGGGCGCAAGCACGGGCAATATGCTGGTGGATAATTACAATACACTGGATAAAGTATTCCGTGAAAGTGAAATGCTGATTGCCACACATTCCGAAAGCGAAACCATCATTAAAGAAAATTATGAAAGGCTAAAAGCAGAGAAAGGCGAACTGAGTGCTGCAGATCATCCTTTGATCAGAAGTGTTGATGCCTGTTATGAATCTTCATTAATGGCGATCCAGATTGCAAGACAGTATAATACCCGTTTGCATATTCTGCATATCAGCACAGCAAAGGAACTTGAGTTGTTTGGCAATATGATGCCGTTGAAAGAAAAACGCATTACCAATGAAGTGTGTGTGCATCATCTGCATTACACAGCTGATGATTATGCAACACTCGGCTACCGCATTAAATGCAATCCTGCCATCAAATCAAAAGAAAATAAAGAAGGTTTATGGAAAGCATTGCTCGATGACCGTATTGATGTAATTGCCACCGATCATGCACCGCATACTTTAGAAGAAAAAGGAATGATCAGAAATTCGGAGGGTGTTCTTTCCCCCTCTCCTTTGGAGAGGGATGGGGTGAGGTCGGGGCATTCTTATGAACATGCTCATGCCGGGCTTCCGCTTGTTCAGCATCCGTTACTGCTGATGCTGCACTATTACAAAGAAGGAAGGATTTCACTAGAGAAAATTGCTGAAAAGATGAGTCATGCTGTTGCTGATTGTTTCCAGATCAAAGAGCGTGGTTATATCCGTGAAGGTTTCCATGCTGATCTGGTGTTGGTTGATCTGCATCAAACCTCGATTGTAAGCAAAGAAAATATCCTGTACAAATGCGGATGGAGTCCGTTAGAAGGATTTACATTTCCGGCAAGTATTACCCATACATTTGTAAATGGTCATTTGGTTTATGCAAATGGCACTATAGATGAATCTCATAAGGGGCAACGGTTAAAATTTGTACGATAA
- a CDS encoding alpha/beta hydrolase encodes MRLHSFYFTALLLYSLIGCKPEQVTPPPIVPIAIKDTTIVNLSYGLNASQKLDLGLPANRTSSTALVIVVHGGGWSTGDKAELTWLLNGLKQRAFAVANINYRLTLNSADNYKMQLDDLDSAIQFTLRQAALYTFNTQKLYIVGHSAGGHLALSYAYTRNANGEIKAAGSLAGPTDLFNMSYYNFNIYNSILEPFLGMPLFPATPASELRYKNCSPQHQATNTSPATIFFHGELDPVVYLENSVNLAAKLGTLTVDKKLITYPLTFHDWWNDGAKTTNTLDELKNWFNGHL; translated from the coding sequence ATGCGGTTACATTCGTTCTACTTTACTGCACTTCTCCTTTACTCATTGATTGGTTGCAAACCTGAGCAGGTTACTCCACCTCCAATAGTACCGATTGCAATAAAAGACACAACTATTGTTAATCTTTCTTACGGATTAAATGCAAGTCAGAAGCTTGATCTCGGTTTACCTGCAAACAGAACTTCCAGTACAGCATTAGTAATTGTTGTGCATGGCGGCGGGTGGTCAACAGGTGACAAAGCAGAATTAACCTGGTTGCTGAATGGATTAAAACAACGGGCATTTGCAGTAGCCAATATCAACTACCGGCTTACTTTAAATTCAGCAGACAATTATAAAATGCAGTTGGATGATCTTGACAGTGCTATTCAATTCACTTTAAGACAAGCTGCACTGTATACATTCAATACACAAAAACTTTATATCGTTGGGCATAGTGCCGGCGGACATCTTGCACTCAGCTATGCATACACCAGAAATGCAAACGGGGAAATAAAAGCAGCTGGTTCTTTAGCAGGACCTACTGATTTATTCAACATGTCTTACTACAACTTTAATATTTACAATTCTATTCTTGAACCATTTCTTGGCATGCCATTATTCCCGGCAACACCTGCATCTGAACTGCGATATAAAAACTGCAGTCCACAACACCAGGCAACAAATACTTCACCTGCTACCATTTTCTTTCATGGTGAACTTGATCCCGTTGTGTACTTGGAAAACAGTGTAAACTTAGCTGCAAAGCTGGGCACATTAACTGTAGATAAAAAACTGATCACTTATCCGCTTACTTTTCATGATTGGTGGAATGATGGAGCCAAAACAACAAACACACTGGATGAATTGAAGAATTGGTTTAACGGACATTTGTAA
- a CDS encoding response regulator transcription factor codes for MEKVKSKILLVEDDSSFGNVLKNYLELNDFDVILERDGRLGMAAFQREKFDICLLDVMMPHVDGFTLAEEIRDIDPDVPLFFLSAKTMKDDILTGYKLGADDYITKPFDSEVLLMKIKAILKRNEETKHETENKEFDLGIYHFNPKLRQLISGDTTNTLSPKESELLRMLCEYKNDLLPRETALKRIWGSDTYFNGRSMDVYIAKLRKYLKEDPKVEIVNIHGNGFRLVVSE; via the coding sequence ATGGAAAAAGTAAAATCAAAGATATTGCTGGTTGAAGACGACAGCAGTTTTGGAAATGTGCTGAAAAACTATTTAGAGCTGAATGATTTCGATGTAATACTGGAGCGTGACGGCCGTTTGGGTATGGCTGCTTTTCAGCGTGAAAAATTTGATATCTGCCTGCTGGATGTAATGATGCCGCATGTAGATGGTTTTACACTGGCTGAAGAAATCCGTGATATTGATCCCGATGTTCCTCTTTTCTTTTTGAGTGCAAAAACAATGAAGGATGATATTTTGACCGGTTACAAACTGGGAGCTGATGATTATATCACCAAGCCTTTTGACAGTGAAGTGTTGCTGATGAAGATCAAAGCCATCCTGAAACGCAATGAAGAAACCAAACACGAAACAGAAAATAAAGAGTTCGACCTGGGTATTTATCATTTCAATCCCAAACTCCGCCAGTTGATTTCAGGCGATACCACTAACACACTCTCTCCAAAAGAAAGTGAATTGCTGCGTATGCTGTGTGAATACAAAAATGATCTGTTACCAAGAGAAACAGCATTGAAACGCATCTGGGGCAGCGATACTTATTTCAATGGCCGCAGCATGGATGTGTACATTGCCAAACTCCGTAAATATTTAAAAGAAGATCCAAAAGTGGAGATCGTAAATATTCACGGCAATGGTTTCAGACTGGTTGTTTCAGAATAA
- a CDS encoding YihA family ribosome biogenesis GTP-binding protein, with translation MNIKSATYVISSPKVDDCPKADKPEYAFIGRSNVGKSSLINMICNNQKLAKTSGSPGKTQMINHFVIESIDEKTHKVNDWYLVDLPGYGYAKVGLGKRKQWIKMIENYIRKRENLLNLFVLIDSRHTPQEIDISFINQLGEWKIPFAIVFTKADKSTQKEVSGTVKSFLKALGEHWVDLPPHFVSSAVKFTGRKQILAFIEGLNNVVKIAKEETKENWKPGKLKSETD, from the coding sequence GTGAATATTAAATCAGCAACATACGTTATCAGCAGCCCTAAAGTAGATGACTGCCCCAAAGCCGATAAGCCCGAATATGCCTTTATTGGCAGGAGTAATGTGGGCAAATCTTCCCTCATCAATATGATCTGCAATAACCAGAAACTGGCCAAAACCAGCGGATCACCGGGAAAAACACAAATGATCAATCATTTTGTGATTGAAAGCATTGATGAAAAAACACATAAAGTAAACGATTGGTACCTGGTTGATTTGCCGGGTTATGGTTATGCCAAAGTGGGGCTGGGCAAACGTAAACAGTGGATAAAGATGATTGAGAACTATATCCGCAAACGGGAAAACCTGCTCAATTTATTTGTGCTGATCGACAGCCGTCATACACCACAGGAAATTGATATCAGCTTTATCAATCAACTCGGCGAATGGAAAATCCCTTTTGCCATCGTGTTTACAAAAGCAGATAAGAGCACACAGAAAGAAGTATCAGGAACAGTAAAATCTTTTTTGAAAGCCCTTGGTGAACATTGGGTTGATCTGCCTCCGCATTTTGTATCATCGGCTGTAAAATTTACAGGCCGTAAACAGATCCTTGCTTTTATTGAAGGATTAAATAATGTTGTGAAGATTGCCAAGGAGGAAACAAAAGAAAACTGGAAACCCGGGAAACTAAAATCCGAAACTGATTGA
- a CDS encoding outer membrane beta-barrel protein has product MQYLLRRQIIVLSLLFAFCVSAFAQKEINLPNHEEKPYYFGITLSGNSSYFHLNHASKFLQDDSVALVSPIKKGGFGLGLMGTLRLVPHLEARFNPQLIFAARGINYYLKYPLIGDSAWQQKTVESIYTSLPIQLKFSSDRIGNFRVYIFSGVKYEFDLASNSQSRRAEDLIKLNKSSFGYEAGLGFHFYFPTFIFSPEIKVSNSFGNVHSRDKNLIYSNVVDRMQARMIVFSIHLEG; this is encoded by the coding sequence ATGCAGTATTTATTGCGGCGACAAATAATCGTACTCTCCCTTCTTTTTGCTTTTTGTGTTTCAGCGTTTGCACAAAAAGAAATCAATCTTCCCAATCACGAAGAGAAGCCCTATTATTTTGGAATTACCCTGAGTGGCAACAGTTCCTATTTTCATCTCAACCATGCTTCTAAATTTTTGCAGGATGACAGTGTAGCGCTTGTTTCGCCCATCAAAAAAGGAGGGTTTGGTTTGGGTTTAATGGGAACACTGCGACTGGTTCCTCATCTCGAAGCAAGATTTAATCCCCAGCTTATTTTTGCTGCCCGTGGAATTAATTACTATTTAAAATATCCATTGATTGGCGACAGTGCCTGGCAGCAAAAAACCGTTGAAAGTATTTATACAAGTTTGCCCATACAACTCAAGTTCAGCAGCGACAGAATAGGAAACTTCAGAGTGTATATTTTCAGCGGTGTGAAATATGAATTTGATCTGGCCAGCAACAGCCAGAGCCGCCGTGCCGAAGATCTCATCAAACTCAATAAATCTTCTTTTGGTTATGAAGCCGGTTTAGGTTTTCATTTTTACTTCCCTACATTCATCTTCAGTCCTGAAATTAAAGTGAGCAACAGTTTTGGTAATGTACACAGTCGTGATAAAAATTTAATTTACTCCAATGTGGTTGACAGGATGCAGGCAAGGATGATTGTGTTCAGTATTCATTTGGAGGGGTAG
- a CDS encoding co-chaperone GroES has product MRITSDNRFKKLIVIGDRLLIKPSQPDERTASGLYLPPGVQEKEKVQQGYVIKTGPGYAIPMPVDDEPWKSEEDQVKYVPLQAKEGDLAIFLLSGATEVIYEGEKYFIVPQGAILMLEREEEL; this is encoded by the coding sequence ATGCGCATTACATCCGATAACCGTTTTAAGAAACTTATTGTCATTGGCGATCGCCTACTCATTAAACCGAGTCAGCCCGATGAACGTACTGCCAGTGGTTTATACCTGCCACCCGGTGTGCAGGAAAAGGAAAAAGTGCAGCAGGGTTATGTCATCAAAACTGGTCCGGGTTATGCTATTCCCATGCCTGTAGATGATGAGCCATGGAAGAGTGAAGAGGACCAGGTAAAGTATGTTCCTTTACAGGCAAAAGAAGGCGACCTGGCAATTTTCCTGTTAAGCGGTGCAACAGAAGTAATTTATGAAGGCGAAAAATATTTTATTGTTCCGCAGGGTGCTATCCTGATGCTGGAACGGGAAGAAGAGTTGTAA
- a CDS encoding RecQ family ATP-dependent DNA helicase, whose amino-acid sequence MPDLSSILKQYWGYDSFRPLQKEIIESVLAGKDTLALLPTGGGKSICYQVPALAKEGMCIVVSPLIALMKDQVETLHRKNITAAAIYTGMPFKQIKDILQMAVNEQLKFLYVSPERLETNLFHEYLPGMNVQLIAIDEAHCISQWGYDFRPSYLKIINFRKELPGVPLLAVTASATALVQDDICKQLQFRNHHIYKGSFLRENLSFSVFKIDSRINKILQILNNVQGSAIVYCKSRKMTQEVAQLLQLQKISADYYHAGLSNDERSKRQEAWLQNQTRVIVCTNAFGMGIDKADVRVVVHHDMPDCLENYYQEAGRAGRDGKKSYAVLLYEERDLADLNNLSSIRFPSIEDVKNVYRCLVNYLQVPSGSGELQWMEFDLTDFVKTFHLNVHTAMYSLKLLEQEGWISYAEQIFLPARAVFTASKEQLAAFEKENPQLEPIIKGLLRSYGGIFDMEAFISEKQLVTFIKTDLDTIKNGLIQLHQQGIIQYTPQKEKPQLQFLENRPATEDLFINPQNRLLRKEQFELRVKAMINYVKDETICRSKVIGNYFGDAAIEDCGVCDVCLWKKGNEISPVEFERIHLFLKEKAGADGVVVKELLTKLGSKQKEKFWRVIDHLVAEEKITLSKEGLLRVK is encoded by the coding sequence ATGCCTGACCTCTCTTCCATATTAAAACAATACTGGGGTTATGATTCTTTTCGTCCACTGCAAAAAGAAATCATAGAATCTGTTCTGGCAGGAAAAGATACGCTTGCCTTATTGCCAACAGGCGGAGGCAAAAGTATCTGCTACCAGGTTCCTGCATTGGCAAAAGAAGGGATGTGCATTGTTGTGTCGCCGTTGATTGCATTAATGAAGGACCAGGTGGAAACCCTGCATCGAAAAAATATTACGGCTGCAGCAATTTATACCGGCATGCCGTTTAAGCAGATCAAAGATATTCTGCAGATGGCCGTGAATGAGCAGTTGAAATTTTTATATGTTTCACCTGAGCGTTTGGAAACAAATCTCTTTCATGAATACCTGCCGGGAATGAATGTGCAGTTGATTGCAATTGATGAAGCACATTGCATTTCACAATGGGGTTATGATTTTCGTCCATCTTATTTAAAAATCATCAACTTCAGAAAAGAATTACCGGGTGTTCCTCTGCTTGCTGTTACCGCTTCTGCAACTGCATTGGTGCAGGATGACATCTGTAAACAATTGCAGTTTCGTAATCATCATATTTACAAAGGATCTTTCTTACGGGAAAATCTTTCTTTCAGTGTGTTTAAGATCGACAGCCGCATTAATAAGATTTTACAGATACTCAATAACGTACAGGGTTCTGCCATTGTGTATTGCAAAAGCAGGAAGATGACTCAGGAGGTGGCGCAACTTTTACAGCTGCAAAAAATCTCTGCTGATTATTACCATGCGGGTTTAAGTAATGATGAACGCAGCAAACGGCAGGAAGCATGGCTGCAAAATCAAACAAGGGTAATTGTTTGCACAAACGCATTCGGAATGGGCATTGATAAAGCAGATGTGCGTGTGGTGGTCCATCATGATATGCCCGATTGTTTGGAAAATTATTACCAGGAAGCTGGCCGTGCAGGAAGAGATGGAAAAAAATCTTATGCTGTTTTACTGTACGAAGAAAGAGACCTTGCTGACTTAAATAATTTATCATCAATACGCTTCCCCTCTATTGAAGATGTAAAAAATGTGTACCGCTGTTTAGTGAATTACCTGCAGGTTCCAAGCGGAAGCGGTGAACTGCAGTGGATGGAATTTGATCTGACTGATTTTGTAAAAACATTTCATCTGAATGTACACACAGCCATGTATTCACTGAAGCTGCTTGAACAGGAAGGATGGATCAGTTATGCAGAGCAGATTTTCTTACCGGCAAGAGCTGTGTTTACCGCAAGTAAAGAACAGCTTGCTGCATTTGAAAAAGAGAACCCACAGCTTGAGCCCATCATCAAAGGATTGCTGCGCAGCTATGGCGGAATTTTTGACATGGAAGCATTCATCTCCGAAAAACAATTAGTAACGTTCATAAAAACGGATCTTGACACAATTAAAAACGGGTTGATTCAATTGCATCAGCAGGGAATTATTCAATATACTCCGCAGAAAGAAAAACCACAGTTGCAGTTTTTAGAGAACCGTCCGGCAACGGAAGATCTGTTTATCAATCCGCAGAACCGGTTACTCCGTAAAGAGCAATTTGAGTTGAGAGTGAAGGCCATGATCAATTATGTAAAAGATGAAACCATCTGCCGCAGCAAAGTAATCGGCAATTATTTTGGAGATGCTGCTATTGAAGATTGTGGTGTTTGTGATGTTTGTTTATGGAAAAAAGGAAATGAAATCTCTCCGGTTGAATTTGAACGCATTCATCTATTCTTAAAAGAAAAAGCAGGAGCCGATGGAGTTGTAGTAAAAGAATTACTAACAAAGCTGGGCAGCAAACAGAAAGAAAAGTTCTGGCGGGTGATTGATCATTTGGTGGCAGAGGAAAAAATCACATTGAGTAAAGAAGGTTTGTTGAGAGTGAAATAG
- a CDS encoding four helix bundle protein gives MFLELSHTKLDIFKLSREFTLLCYQETKTFPADERYAIVQQIRRAALSVHLNLAEGSSRRSEAERKRYYEIARGSLIEVDTAFDIAVQLNYTTKELLQPLGDLIVRCFQMLSKMIVH, from the coding sequence ATGTTTCTCGAATTATCACACACCAAACTTGATATTTTTAAACTATCTCGTGAATTCACTTTGCTCTGTTATCAGGAAACAAAAACTTTTCCTGCTGATGAACGCTATGCAATAGTTCAGCAAATAAGAAGAGCAGCATTATCAGTACATCTGAATCTAGCTGAAGGTTCATCCAGGAGATCAGAAGCAGAAAGAAAAAGATATTATGAAATCGCCAGAGGATCATTAATTGAAGTAGATACTGCATTTGACATTGCAGTACAGTTAAATTATACAACTAAAGAATTATTACAACCCCTTGGTGATTTGATTGTCAGGTGTTTTCAAATGTTATCCAAAATGATTGTACATTAA
- a CDS encoding DNA mismatch repair protein MutS, translating into MEIDKVTYYDLSILNNEEEYSLLHRINFCITDGGKQRLQYVLTHPHHNLQKIEQTQKALQQIGAVMHQWPNEISNGTILMLEKFYGYPFDKIPDSSSPLPAFLYKIFDAHDYNLVRYTVGHFIDFLKGMKNLEKLLSADDASPLLLTIVTEIRKRLKEDLVQQMISVEKSKKLSPQKMLRFGNYLRYEFRQSAELLIDLYHQLDAYYSMAKAVQKFDLHFPKMQESDEPMIRAKGLYHLLLQTPVAYDITLNPQTNFLFLTGANMAGKSTFIKSVGCAVYLAHLGMGVPAQTMQLSLFDGLLSNIQVQDNIVKGESYFYNEVQRIKNTVLKITDGRKWLVLIDELFKGTNIQDAMHCSAAVIKGLLKIKNSLFILSTHLYEIGEELKVYPNITFRYFETTATDEQLHFSYQLKDGISNDRLGYLILKREKVVEMLENLP; encoded by the coding sequence ATGGAAATTGACAAAGTCACATATTACGATCTCTCCATTCTCAACAACGAAGAAGAATATTCGCTGCTGCACCGTATCAATTTCTGTATAACAGATGGTGGCAAACAGCGCCTGCAATACGTTCTTACACATCCGCATCATAATCTGCAAAAGATTGAACAGACACAAAAAGCCTTACAGCAGATTGGTGCAGTGATGCATCAATGGCCGAATGAGATCAGTAACGGAACCATCCTGATGCTGGAAAAATTTTATGGTTACCCGTTCGATAAAATACCCGACAGCAGTTCCCCTTTACCTGCTTTTTTATACAAGATTTTTGATGCACATGATTATAATCTCGTGAGGTATACGGTTGGGCATTTCATTGATTTCCTCAAAGGAATGAAAAACCTGGAGAAATTATTATCAGCTGATGATGCTTCACCTTTACTGTTAACTATTGTAACTGAGATCAGGAAACGGTTAAAAGAAGATCTTGTTCAGCAGATGATTTCTGTAGAAAAATCAAAGAAGTTATCTCCACAAAAAATGCTGCGCTTTGGTAACTACCTTCGCTATGAGTTCCGGCAGAGTGCCGAACTGCTGATTGATCTTTATCATCAGCTCGATGCCTATTACAGTATGGCGAAAGCTGTACAGAAATTTGATCTGCATTTTCCAAAGATGCAGGAAAGCGATGAACCAATGATCCGGGCAAAAGGATTGTATCATTTGCTATTGCAAACTCCCGTTGCTTACGATATCACACTCAACCCGCAAACCAATTTTTTGTTTTTAACCGGTGCAAACATGGCGGGTAAAAGTACTTTCATCAAGTCAGTAGGTTGTGCCGTGTACCTGGCCCATCTTGGAATGGGTGTGCCTGCACAAACCATGCAGCTTAGTTTGTTTGATGGATTGCTGAGCAATATACAGGTGCAGGATAACATCGTAAAAGGCGAAAGCTATTTCTATAATGAAGTACAGCGCATCAAGAATACAGTCTTAAAAATTACCGATGGCAGAAAATGGCTGGTACTGATTGATGAATTGTTTAAGGGTACTAATATACAGGATGCCATGCATTGCAGTGCTGCAGTGATTAAAGGTTTACTGAAGATTAAAAACTCACTCTTCATTCTCTCAACCCATTTGTATGAAATTGGTGAAGAACTGAAAGTATACCCCAATATTACTTTCCGTTATTTTGAAACCACAGCAACAGATGAACAACTGCATTTCAGTTATCAGCTGAAAGATGGCATCAGCAACGACCGGCTTGGCTATTTAATTTTGAAGAGAGAAAAAGTTGTGGAGATGCTGGAGAATTTACCCTAA
- a CDS encoding DUF853 family protein → MADKEKFLQAVKDGYTFKGETFRIGAGVIDKEVVAGADVFLALKTMNRHGLIAGATGTGKTKTLQVLAEGLSDASVPVVLMDIKGDLSGIAAAGASNSKIEERLKSVGGEYKPAAFPVELMTLSEDKKGVRLRATVSEFGPILLSKILGLNDTQQGIVAMIFKFCDDNKMPLLDLKDFVKIIQYISDEGKDTIEKDYGKISTSSTGTILRKVIELQQQGADAFFGEPSFDVDDLMRISDDGRGMISIIRVMELQDRPKLFSTFMLSLLAELYASLPEEGDLDKPKLVLFIDEAHLVFQEANEALLQQIETVIKLIRSKGVGIFFCTQNPQDVPASVLAQLGLKVQHALRAFTAADRKVIKQAAQNYPETEFYDVDELLTQLGIGEAFITMLNEKGIPTPLVHTMLVPPRSRMDILSDGEVDTLLAKSKLEKKYAKTLDSESAYEIINAKLEEAAEKTKAAEEEKVQAKEEKKAAKEEKGFFDNPTVKQVGRTAANVITRSLLGALGLGGRSTRKKSGWF, encoded by the coding sequence ATGGCAGATAAAGAAAAGTTTTTACAGGCAGTAAAAGACGGTTATACATTTAAAGGCGAGACCTTCCGCATTGGCGCAGGAGTGATTGATAAAGAAGTGGTGGCAGGTGCAGATGTGTTTCTTGCATTGAAAACAATGAACCGCCACGGATTGATTGCAGGAGCAACAGGTACGGGTAAAACAAAAACATTACAGGTGCTGGCAGAAGGATTGAGTGATGCAAGTGTTCCCGTTGTATTGATGGATATTAAAGGCGATCTCAGTGGTATTGCTGCCGCAGGTGCAAGCAATTCAAAAATTGAAGAGCGTTTAAAAAGTGTTGGTGGTGAATATAAACCGGCAGCATTCCCGGTTGAGTTAATGACCCTGAGTGAAGATAAGAAAGGTGTTCGCCTGCGTGCCACCGTGAGTGAGTTTGGCCCGATACTTTTGTCAAAGATTTTGGGGTTGAATGATACGCAACAGGGAATTGTTGCTATGATCTTTAAGTTTTGTGATGATAACAAAATGCCCTTGCTTGATCTGAAAGATTTTGTCAAGATCATTCAGTACATCAGTGATGAAGGAAAGGATACCATTGAAAAAGATTATGGAAAAATTTCTACTTCATCCACCGGAACCATTTTACGTAAAGTGATTGAACTGCAGCAGCAGGGAGCTGATGCTTTTTTTGGCGAACCGAGTTTTGATGTAGATGATCTTATGCGGATCAGTGATGATGGAAGGGGAATGATCAGCATTATCCGTGTGATGGAATTGCAGGATCGTCCGAAACTGTTTTCTACGTTTATGCTGAGCTTGCTGGCAGAATTATATGCGAGCTTGCCTGAAGAAGGTGATCTGGATAAACCAAAGCTGGTGTTGTTTATTGATGAAGCACATCTTGTGTTCCAGGAAGCGAATGAAGCCTTGCTGCAGCAGATTGAAACAGTGATCAAACTGATCCGTTCAAAAGGTGTTGGTATTTTCTTCTGTACACAAAATCCGCAGGATGTTCCTGCAAGTGTGCTGGCACAGCTGGGTTTGAAAGTACAGCATGCACTTAGAGCATTTACTGCTGCTGACAGAAAAGTAATCAAGCAGGCTGCACAAAACTATCCTGAAACAGAATTTTATGATGTGGATGAATTGCTGACTCAGTTGGGAATTGGTGAAGCATTTATTACCATGCTGAATGAAAAAGGAATTCCAACTCCGTTGGTTCACACAATGCTGGTACCTCCACGCAGCCGCATGGATATTTTGAGTGATGGAGAAGTAGATACTCTATTGGCAAAAAGCAAGCTGGAGAAAAAATATGCAAAGACATTAGACAGTGAAAGCGCCTACGAGATCATCAATGCCAAATTAGAAGAAGCTGCTGAAAAAACAAAAGCAGCAGAAGAAGAAAAAGTACAGGCGAAAGAAGAAAAGAAAGCAGCTAAAGAGGAGAAAGGTTTTTTTGATAACCCAACTGTAAAACAAGTGGGACGGACTGCTGCCAATGTCATCACCCGTTCATTGCTTGGTGCATTGGGTTTGGGTGGAAGATCGACAAGGAAGAAGAGTGGGTGGTTTTAA